The Vibrio astriarenae genome contains a region encoding:
- the ccoN gene encoding cytochrome-c oxidase, cbb3-type subunit I: MSQEKQLEQNYNYTVVRQFTLVTVLWGIVGMAVGVLIAAQLVWPQLNFDTPWLTYSRLRPLHTNAVIFAFGTSALFATSYYVVQRTCQTRLFGGPLVPFTFWGWQAIILAAAISLPLGYTSGKEYAELEWPIDIAITLVWVAYAIVFFGTLVKRKTSHIYVANWFFGAFILTVAVLHIVNSMAIPVSYGKSYSIYSGAVDAMVQWWYGHNAVGFLLTAGFLGMMYYFVPKQAERPIYSYRLSIVHFWALVSLYIWAGPHHLHYTALPDWTQSLGMVMSLVLFAPSWGGMINGIMTLSGAWHKLRYDPILRFLIVSLSFYGMSTFEGPMMSIKTVNALSHYTDWTVGHVHSGALGWVAMVSIGSVYHLIPRLFGQERMYSVSLINTHFWLATIGTVLYIVAMWISGVMQGLMWRAVNSDGTLTYSFVESVQASYPFYTVRFIGGFIFLAGMFLMAYNVYKTVVAPQGSLKAQPQPA, encoded by the coding sequence ATGAGCCAAGAAAAGCAGCTTGAACAAAACTACAACTATACGGTCGTTCGTCAGTTCACCCTAGTCACAGTACTTTGGGGCATTGTCGGTATGGCTGTTGGTGTTTTGATTGCCGCTCAATTAGTTTGGCCACAGCTAAACTTTGATACGCCGTGGTTGACGTACAGTCGTTTACGTCCATTGCATACTAATGCGGTAATTTTTGCGTTTGGTACTAGTGCATTGTTCGCGACTTCGTATTATGTCGTTCAACGTACTTGTCAAACTCGTCTATTTGGTGGCCCACTGGTCCCATTCACCTTTTGGGGATGGCAGGCAATCATTCTAGCAGCAGCAATATCGTTACCTTTGGGTTACACCTCGGGTAAAGAGTATGCTGAGCTGGAGTGGCCTATCGATATTGCTATCACACTCGTGTGGGTAGCTTACGCCATCGTATTCTTTGGCACTCTTGTCAAACGTAAAACCTCGCATATTTACGTAGCAAACTGGTTCTTTGGGGCATTTATCCTCACTGTTGCCGTTCTGCATATTGTAAACAGCATGGCAATACCCGTCTCTTATGGTAAGTCATACTCAATCTACTCTGGCGCTGTCGATGCGATGGTTCAGTGGTGGTACGGGCATAATGCCGTAGGTTTCCTACTAACAGCAGGCTTTCTGGGTATGATGTACTACTTTGTACCTAAGCAAGCAGAGCGTCCAATTTACTCTTACCGTCTCTCGATTGTTCACTTCTGGGCATTGGTATCGCTGTACATTTGGGCTGGTCCGCACCACCTGCACTACACTGCTCTACCTGATTGGACTCAATCTTTAGGTATGGTGATGTCACTTGTGCTCTTCGCCCCGTCTTGGGGTGGCATGATCAACGGTATTATGACACTTTCTGGTGCGTGGCATAAACTTCGCTATGACCCTATCCTGCGCTTCTTGATTGTCTCTCTGTCATTCTATGGTATGTCAACATTTGAAGGTCCGATGATGTCGATTAAGACGGTCAACGCGCTTTCTCACTACACAGACTGGACTGTCGGTCACGTACACTCAGGTGCCCTAGGCTGGGTAGCGATGGTTTCCATTGGCTCTGTTTACCACCTTATCCCAAGACTATTTGGTCAAGAGCGTATGTACTCAGTTAGCCTAATCAACACTCACTTCTGGTTAGCAACGATTGGTACCGTACTTTACATCGTGGCTATGTGGATTTCTGGCGTGATGCAAGGTTTGATGTGGCGTGCAGTTAACTCTGACGGTACGTTGACCTATAGCTTCGTTGAGTCTGTTCAAGCCTCCTATCCGTTCTACACAGTACGTTTCATTGGTGGCTTTATCTTCCTAGCGGGCATGTTCTTGATGGCGTACAACGTCTACAAAACGGTTGTCGCTCCGCAAGGCAGCCTTAAAGCTCAACCTCAGCCGGCATAA
- a CDS encoding cbb3-type cytochrome oxidase subunit 3 translates to MDIGTIHSIWTIVLFVSFIGVVWWAYGKSRRSRFEEAANLVFDDEPQKQEHATTDTQEQGVKK, encoded by the coding sequence ATGGATATTGGTACTATTCACAGTATTTGGACCATCGTGCTTTTCGTTAGCTTTATCGGCGTCGTTTGGTGGGCATACGGAAAGAGTCGTCGTTCTCGTTTTGAGGAAGCGGCAAACCTCGTGTTTGACGATGAGCCACAAAAGCAAGAGCATGCGACCACCGACACACAAGAGCAAGGAGTGAAGAAATAA
- a CDS encoding FixH family protein, whose amino-acid sequence MEKPWYKQFWPWFLIILPGTVVVWTIITVIIFSQNSVDLVTEDYYKKGKGINIDLSKVNKAKELGLSALIDQKEQQMVLTLKQGSLSHFPALKVMYAHRTLPDQDFEMLVTADAQGIYRFTPEADISGPWFVEVTPHDEAWLIQGRVSFPLEQAIPLAN is encoded by the coding sequence ATGGAAAAGCCTTGGTATAAGCAGTTCTGGCCGTGGTTCCTTATCATCCTCCCTGGCACTGTCGTTGTATGGACAATCATCACCGTTATTATCTTCTCACAAAACTCCGTTGATCTAGTGACAGAGGATTACTACAAAAAAGGAAAAGGTATCAATATTGACCTCTCAAAGGTGAATAAAGCCAAAGAACTTGGTCTTAGTGCACTGATTGATCAGAAAGAGCAGCAGATGGTGTTGACACTCAAGCAGGGTTCACTGAGTCACTTCCCTGCACTCAAAGTGATGTATGCCCACCGTACACTTCCTGACCAAGATTTTGAAATGCTAGTCACTGCAGATGCTCAAGGTATTTATCGATTTACGCCCGAAGCCGATATTTCAGGTCCATGGTTTGTCGAAGTGACCCCGCATGATGAAGCATGGTTGATTCAAGGACGAGTCTCTTTCCCTCTTGAACAAGCCATTCCTTTAGCCAATTAA
- a CDS encoding DNAase, whose protein sequence is MQQEIEAGRVSVYHLTGERFNVVVAGEIVGESYFLWGLAGRGMVEAVRELRHYVEKAGLSSISADTHFKGVAKLCRALGIDESQCDGVTSMKWEF, encoded by the coding sequence ATGCAGCAGGAAATCGAAGCGGGGCGGGTGTCGGTGTATCACCTGACGGGTGAGCGCTTCAATGTGGTGGTCGCGGGTGAAATTGTCGGGGAGTCTTATTTTTTGTGGGGTTTGGCGGGTCGCGGCATGGTAGAAGCCGTGCGCGAGTTGCGTCACTACGTGGAAAAGGCGGGGTTATCGAGCATTAGCGCGGATACGCATTTCAAAGGAGTAGCGAAGTTATGCCGAGCACTTGGCATTGATGAAAGCCAGTGTGACGGGGTCACTTCTATGAAATGGGAGTTTTAA
- a CDS encoding major capsid protein P2: MEMLTTPFNPRPKELDPVEGVSWGNQATLRLVSGPTYQNIELVTDISDPKDIERVMLKLNGKEIINLTGDDLVNLQKHRKQYTQAGRYVIPFADISLRTKAGVRTGELVTLGGEIWMLYIQLKAKDAGTVAPMIRARAHTTAAQATRYYMPRLYSLTWFASATGRTPFDFSERSPFLTLKRIHFKDESIERIRVLRDDREEMNVSKVDNAYDLALAELEQTAGYFTLDFVRTGFGTEGRLPTNAAKQLQFELEKSESGSVPLVIEAIEQVATLPAQGAAS, from the coding sequence ATGGAAATGCTAACAACGCCATTTAACCCGCGCCCTAAAGAGCTTGACCCAGTAGAGGGCGTTTCGTGGGGCAACCAAGCAACCTTGCGATTAGTATCGGGGCCAACGTACCAAAACATTGAATTGGTGACGGATATTTCTGATCCGAAAGACATTGAGCGCGTGATGCTCAAGCTAAACGGCAAAGAGATCATCAACCTGACGGGTGACGATTTGGTCAATCTTCAAAAGCACCGTAAGCAATACACGCAAGCGGGGCGCTACGTTATCCCATTTGCGGATATTTCACTGCGTACCAAAGCGGGTGTGCGCACGGGTGAGCTTGTCACGCTAGGCGGTGAGATTTGGATGCTCTACATCCAGCTAAAAGCCAAAGACGCGGGCACGGTTGCGCCAATGATTCGCGCCCGTGCTCATACCACGGCAGCGCAAGCAACGCGCTATTACATGCCGCGCTTGTATTCACTGACTTGGTTCGCCTCTGCGACAGGTCGCACGCCGTTTGACTTCTCAGAGCGCTCGCCGTTCCTGACGCTAAAGCGCATTCACTTCAAAGATGAATCAATCGAACGTATCCGCGTTCTACGTGACGACCGCGAAGAAATGAACGTGTCGAAAGTCGATAACGCCTATGACTTGGCATTAGCCGAGCTGGAACAAACGGCGGGTTACTTCACGCTTGATTTTGTTCGCACGGGCTTTGGCACAGAGGGACGTTTGCCAACCAACGCGGCTAAACAACTGCAATTTGAGCTTGAAAAATCAGAGTCGGGCAGCGTTCCGCTTGTGATTGAAGCCATCGAGCAAGTGGCGACACTGCCAGCACAAGGCGCAGCCAGTTAA
- a CDS encoding FIST signal transduction protein, translating to MKFVTSISHLADPNAAIQEVAAQLPKTKPSCLICYYTEDYESTRLQAEVTRLFPETPLIACSTCTGVASEKGLHFGQVVGVMAIYDSKSVFGTAIARVQQNENVSLVTKNAIETALIEIERIGELPSFILCHPTPGIEEGVVRAIDDYFHSPVPIVGGSASDHQVDERWSIFNESISTESGIVMMLVYSDTKCTHSFSAGYTETQYSGEVTKASGRDLQEIDGKPAQEVYRQWIASHANVDVPVHFEFDLVTQYSLGRKVGQVFNHSYFKLSHPIRVSDNKGAIRLFTNVEEGDVVTLMDGNRQEMIERPARVLRDASLGKPQEFKPLGALLVICAGPMLFLKDDIYELQEHIVQAIGDTPFLSPFTFGEQGRFIGGEIAHANLMVTSAVFHH from the coding sequence ATGAAGTTTGTTACGAGTATAAGTCATCTAGCTGACCCAAATGCTGCCATTCAGGAGGTAGCTGCGCAGCTACCCAAAACAAAACCTTCCTGCCTTATCTGCTATTACACAGAAGACTACGAGTCAACTCGCCTACAGGCAGAAGTCACTCGGTTATTCCCAGAGACTCCATTAATTGCATGTTCGACTTGCACCGGCGTTGCGAGTGAAAAAGGACTGCATTTCGGTCAAGTCGTCGGAGTAATGGCGATCTACGATTCAAAATCGGTGTTTGGTACCGCTATTGCTCGTGTACAGCAAAATGAGAATGTTTCTCTAGTAACAAAGAATGCGATTGAAACTGCCCTCATAGAAATAGAACGTATCGGGGAGCTGCCTTCATTCATACTGTGCCACCCAACACCAGGAATCGAAGAGGGGGTCGTGCGTGCAATTGACGACTACTTCCATTCACCAGTTCCAATTGTCGGCGGCAGCGCTTCAGACCATCAGGTTGATGAAAGGTGGTCCATATTCAATGAATCAATCTCCACTGAGTCCGGTATTGTAATGATGCTGGTCTATAGTGATACCAAATGCACACACTCTTTTAGTGCGGGCTATACTGAAACTCAGTATTCAGGAGAAGTCACCAAGGCTTCTGGTAGAGACCTACAGGAAATTGATGGGAAGCCAGCTCAAGAAGTCTATCGCCAGTGGATAGCGAGTCATGCAAATGTTGATGTACCCGTTCACTTTGAGTTTGACTTAGTGACCCAGTATTCACTAGGTAGAAAAGTAGGGCAAGTGTTCAACCATAGTTACTTCAAACTATCACATCCAATAAGAGTCAGTGATAACAAAGGCGCTATCCGCTTGTTTACTAACGTAGAAGAAGGTGACGTTGTCACACTAATGGATGGTAATAGGCAAGAAATGATAGAGAGACCAGCAAGAGTGCTGCGAGACGCGTCACTCGGTAAACCTCAGGAATTTAAGCCACTAGGTGCGCTTTTAGTCATTTGTGCTGGCCCTATGCTCTTTCTCAAAGATGATATTTATGAGCTACAAGAACACATTGTCCAGGCTATTGGTGACACACCATTTCTGTCGCCATTCACGTTTGGTGAGCAGGGAAGGTTCATTGGAGGCGAGATTGCACACGCCAACTTGATGGTAACCTCAGCTGTTTTTCATCATTAG
- a CDS encoding structural protein has translation MAAKSMILAFVILCLIGVWGARNSDMTKNLLQPRGVRNNNPLNIRIGNNDWQGKASTSNDDEFETFTHSKYGFRAGAKILQNYQTQYGLYTLAEMINRFAPPNENNTKNYAAFVAGEIGVDVNQRVDMQDRHLLARTVHAMSIMEVGRHYTINDAIEGVALV, from the coding sequence ATGGCGGCTAAATCAATGATTTTGGCGTTTGTCATCTTGTGTTTGATTGGCGTTTGGGGGGCGCGAAATAGCGATATGACCAAAAATTTACTGCAACCACGCGGAGTGCGTAACAACAACCCGCTAAACATCCGAATTGGTAACAACGATTGGCAAGGCAAAGCGAGCACATCCAATGATGATGAATTTGAAACCTTTACCCACTCGAAATATGGCTTTCGTGCGGGTGCGAAGATCTTACAGAACTATCAAACCCAATACGGGCTTTACACGCTCGCGGAGATGATAAACCGCTTTGCACCACCAAACGAGAACAATACCAAGAATTACGCGGCGTTTGTCGCGGGGGAAATCGGCGTTGATGTGAATCAACGGGTCGATATGCAAGACCGCCATTTATTGGCGCGTACCGTTCACGCTATGTCGATTATGGAAGTGGGACGACACTACACAATTAATGATGCTATCGAGGGGGTGGCGTTAGTATGA
- a CDS encoding chemotaxis protein has product MGGKSSSSSSNQTTNVSGQTAISGDNLGTNLSGVNNSEINITATDHGAVKGALDLGGEIIEAGENMFLGGVEMVQNSHEINSALVRDAHNTNTDFLSSTHELNTMFAAHALDEYSSTNSENLSMIAGLAGNQAAQNSANLSSMMELAKFKQDGGKSESDTKQIVLIVVVCLVLGLVSYGAVSKK; this is encoded by the coding sequence GTGGGTGGTAAATCCAGTTCTAGCAGCAGTAATCAAACCACTAATGTCAGCGGTCAAACCGCCATTAGTGGTGATAACTTAGGCACGAATCTCAGCGGCGTTAATAACTCAGAAATTAACATTACCGCGACCGACCACGGCGCAGTTAAGGGGGCGTTAGATTTAGGCGGCGAGATTATCGAAGCGGGCGAAAACATGTTTTTGGGCGGGGTTGAAATGGTGCAAAACTCGCACGAAATCAACTCTGCATTAGTGCGTGATGCGCACAATACCAATACTGATTTTTTGTCCAGTACGCACGAATTAAACACAATGTTTGCGGCGCACGCGCTCGATGAGTACAGCAGCACCAACAGCGAAAACTTGTCAATGATTGCAGGGCTTGCGGGCAACCAAGCCGCGCAAAACAGCGCCAATCTCTCGTCAATGATGGAACTTGCCAAGTTCAAGCAAGACGGCGGCAAAAGCGAAAGTGATACCAAGCAAATCGTGCTGATTGTGGTCGTGTGCTTGGTGTTGGGTTTGGTGTCTTATGGGGCGGTGTCGAAAAAATGA
- the ccoP gene encoding cytochrome-c oxidase, cbb3-type subunit III has protein sequence MTTFWSLWIIIITIGTLVGCAVILFWCQKDKMGVEDGADMGHEYDGIRELNNPLPKWWFYLFVSTFIFAAVYLALYPGLGNFKGLLGWQSSDQTVKSIEESRASIARAQANKQLVQYAKELDDADSYFGEKFSQLANLPDGSGLKPLEQIAMDSEALKAGQGLFLQNCSQCHGSDARGQKGFPNLTDNAWLYGGEPQAIVTTVMEGRIGQMPGWKDVLGEDGVREVVSYTLSLSGRSVNAKEAEAGKARFVVCAACHGTDGKGNPAVGAPDLTDQIWLFGGSRAEVTETVMNGRSGVMPAWKDILGEEKVQLVSAYVWSLTNSEQ, from the coding sequence ATGACTACTTTTTGGAGTTTATGGATCATTATCATCACTATCGGCACGCTTGTCGGCTGTGCGGTGATCTTGTTTTGGTGTCAAAAAGACAAAATGGGTGTTGAAGATGGCGCAGACATGGGGCATGAGTACGACGGTATTCGTGAGTTAAACAACCCTCTTCCTAAATGGTGGTTTTACCTGTTTGTCAGCACATTCATCTTTGCCGCTGTCTATCTCGCGTTGTATCCGGGTTTAGGGAACTTCAAAGGTTTACTAGGTTGGCAGAGTTCAGACCAAACGGTTAAATCTATTGAAGAATCTCGAGCCTCCATTGCTCGTGCGCAGGCAAACAAGCAGCTCGTTCAATATGCGAAAGAGCTCGATGATGCTGATAGCTATTTCGGTGAGAAGTTTAGTCAACTTGCTAACCTACCCGATGGCTCAGGCCTTAAACCTCTTGAGCAAATTGCAATGGATAGCGAAGCGCTCAAAGCCGGACAAGGTCTGTTCTTACAGAACTGCTCGCAATGTCACGGCTCTGATGCCCGCGGCCAAAAAGGCTTCCCTAACCTGACTGATAATGCTTGGTTGTATGGTGGAGAGCCTCAAGCAATTGTGACAACGGTAATGGAAGGTCGTATAGGCCAGATGCCTGGCTGGAAAGACGTGTTGGGTGAAGACGGAGTGCGAGAAGTCGTTTCTTACACTCTGAGCCTATCGGGTCGTTCTGTTAATGCCAAAGAAGCGGAAGCGGGTAAAGCGCGCTTTGTGGTATGTGCAGCTTGCCATGGTACAGATGGTAAAGGTAACCCTGCAGTGGGCGCACCTGATCTCACTGACCAGATATGGCTATTTGGTGGCTCTCGCGCAGAGGTGACAGAGACGGTTATGAATGGTCGCTCCGGTGTGATGCCAGCATGGAAGGACATTCTGGGCGAGGAAAAAGTTCAACTTGTTTCAGCGTATGTATGGAGCTTAACGAATAGCGAACAATAA
- a CDS encoding ATP-binding protein: protein MSNRDQEQLREALFELNRSREREAMLLKENAAILDAISSITGSTNKEQIFRELRKVLSLYIDFDEFLVLSKPKAKTSYSCLLTTNPKLNSIQWQHGPKFSRVLEGETIVLFDAARIDEIKTLNLCIKPELRSALLVGICSELSDSVILLLGNKVGQFSTNTKDTLTRFRPLLERAVFDIEHKEQLTRLVQQRTVELEQAKKKAIEANEAKSKFLAMMSHEFRTPLNSVLGYIDVLSNQLNCDDSQQILSQMTTSAEMLLALIGDILEITQIERGNFPLNRRWIDISKAINNSLAYHQSLAHSKGLNFWCDMTIEEELDVFMDSSRLSQVIFNLVGNSVKFTEQGCVDVQASLEGNILNIKIKDTGIGIAQRNIEKLFTPFVQADSSITRKFGGSGLGLSITKHIVEQMGGHIELHSEVSQGTTVTVKIPLQVRQSISKTSIRPHQHVIANGKHVLVVEDTKTNQVVAKLILENNGFKVTTLDNGKLAVDYMRKTSEKVDVILMDLSMPVMDGITATKKIRAFNQHTPIIALTAHAGKSDRNECLTCGMDEFVCKPIRQKEILAIIDDVLSTKLQSVDCVES, encoded by the coding sequence ATGTCTAACCGGGATCAAGAACAGCTAAGAGAAGCGTTGTTTGAACTCAATCGCAGCAGAGAGCGTGAAGCCATGCTGTTAAAAGAAAACGCAGCAATCCTTGATGCGATTTCGTCCATCACTGGTTCTACAAACAAAGAGCAGATTTTCCGAGAACTGCGCAAAGTCCTCTCACTGTACATCGATTTCGATGAATTTTTGGTATTGAGTAAACCCAAAGCAAAAACAAGCTATTCTTGTTTACTGACCACTAATCCAAAACTCAACTCTATCCAATGGCAGCACGGTCCAAAATTTTCTCGCGTTCTAGAAGGTGAAACGATCGTTCTATTTGATGCGGCACGAATTGATGAAATCAAAACTCTCAACTTATGTATAAAACCAGAATTACGCTCAGCTCTATTAGTAGGTATCTGTAGTGAATTATCCGACTCAGTCATTTTGTTACTGGGTAACAAAGTAGGGCAGTTCTCAACCAATACGAAGGATACTCTTACGCGCTTTAGACCACTTCTGGAACGTGCAGTGTTCGATATCGAACATAAAGAACAGCTTACACGCTTAGTTCAGCAAAGAACCGTAGAGCTAGAACAAGCAAAGAAGAAAGCAATTGAAGCAAACGAGGCTAAATCCAAGTTTCTTGCAATGATGAGTCATGAGTTTAGAACACCACTTAATTCTGTATTAGGCTACATCGATGTACTTTCCAACCAGTTGAATTGCGATGATTCTCAGCAAATATTATCTCAAATGACGACATCTGCAGAGATGCTGTTGGCATTAATCGGAGATATCCTCGAAATTACTCAGATTGAACGCGGTAATTTTCCGCTAAATCGACGTTGGATCGATATATCTAAAGCGATTAACAATAGCTTGGCGTATCACCAATCACTCGCACACAGTAAAGGTTTGAACTTTTGGTGTGATATGACAATTGAAGAAGAACTCGATGTGTTTATGGACTCCAGCCGCTTGTCACAAGTGATATTCAATCTTGTGGGGAACTCCGTTAAATTCACCGAACAAGGGTGTGTTGATGTTCAAGCTTCTCTGGAAGGCAACATACTTAATATCAAAATTAAAGATACCGGGATTGGCATCGCACAACGCAACATCGAGAAGCTTTTCACTCCATTTGTTCAAGCAGACTCAAGCATTACAAGAAAGTTTGGTGGCTCCGGGCTTGGACTGAGCATTACCAAACACATTGTTGAGCAGATGGGCGGCCATATAGAACTTCACTCAGAAGTATCGCAAGGCACAACGGTCACGGTAAAAATACCGTTGCAAGTTCGCCAGAGTATTAGCAAAACGAGCATCAGACCTCATCAACATGTCATCGCTAATGGCAAACATGTGTTAGTTGTAGAGGATACAAAAACGAACCAAGTTGTCGCAAAGCTGATTCTGGAAAACAATGGTTTCAAGGTAACCACACTAGACAATGGAAAGCTGGCTGTTGATTACATGCGCAAAACATCCGAAAAAGTGGACGTTATACTCATGGATTTATCGATGCCTGTAATGGATGGAATTACGGCAACGAAGAAGATTAGAGCATTCAACCAGCATACGCCAATTATTGCGTTAACTGCACATGCAGGTAAAAGTGATCGCAATGAATGCCTAACGTGTGGCATGGACGAGTTTGTCTGTAAACCAATCAGACAAAAAGAAATTCTCGCTATCATTGACGATGTACTATCTACTAAGTTACAAAGCGTTGATTGCGTCGAGTCCTAA
- the ccoO gene encoding cytochrome-c oxidase, cbb3-type subunit II, giving the protein MSSNSNNRHEIVEKNVGLMAILIIFAISLGALVEITPLIFQKQTTEPVDNLRAYTALEMEGRDIYIREGCNVCHSQMIRPFRSETERYGHYSVAGEHVWEHPFLWGSKRTGPDLARVGGRYSDEWHRVHLLDPRELVPESNMPAFPWLAENVLDGKLTKKKLEIFKNQFGVPYTDEQIANAQSDVQGKTEMDAIIAYLQSLGHAMK; this is encoded by the coding sequence ATGAGTTCTAATTCTAACAATCGCCACGAGATCGTGGAGAAAAACGTCGGCTTGATGGCAATTTTGATTATTTTTGCAATCAGTTTGGGAGCACTCGTAGAAATCACACCTTTGATTTTCCAAAAGCAGACGACAGAGCCTGTAGATAATCTGCGTGCTTATACTGCATTAGAAATGGAAGGCCGTGATATCTATATTCGAGAGGGTTGTAACGTATGTCACTCTCAAATGATTCGCCCTTTCCGTTCAGAGACAGAACGCTATGGCCACTACTCTGTCGCTGGCGAGCATGTATGGGAACACCCATTCTTATGGGGTTCAAAACGTACTGGCCCGGATCTAGCTCGTGTCGGTGGGCGCTATTCCGATGAATGGCACCGTGTACACCTTCTAGACCCGCGTGAGTTGGTACCTGAATCAAACATGCCAGCGTTTCCATGGTTAGCTGAAAATGTGTTAGACGGTAAGTTGACTAAAAAGAAACTTGAAATCTTTAAGAATCAATTTGGCGTACCTTACACTGACGAGCAAATTGCAAACGCTCAAAGTGATGTACAAGGTAAAACCGAGATGGATGCCATCATCGCTTACCTTCAGTCACTTGGCCACGCGATGAAATAG
- a CDS encoding phage protein gives MLDSSFKELLFRNFDSVQAAADWFHVRPITVQRWLDGTSHINPMAEKLLIIKSIGYLPNDLRWSGFRVNEEKAILITPEGRQFSPKELDSFAIHKDEHRQLVERYGRIEAPKIYTAKENPPPFRGGRRPKAAIWIPTKYK, from the coding sequence ATGTTAGATTCATCATTTAAAGAATTGCTGTTCAGAAACTTTGATTCTGTTCAAGCTGCCGCTGACTGGTTTCATGTCAGACCCATCACCGTGCAACGTTGGCTAGACGGCACATCCCACATTAACCCGATGGCTGAAAAGCTGCTCATCATTAAATCTATTGGCTATCTGCCGAATGATTTGCGTTGGTCAGGCTTTCGCGTCAATGAGGAAAAAGCGATTTTAATCACGCCCGAAGGTCGCCAATTCAGCCCCAAAGAGTTAGACAGCTTCGCCATACACAAAGACGAACACCGCCAACTTGTCGAGCGTTACGGGCGTATTGAAGCACCCAAAATTTACACTGCCAAGGAAAACCCGCCGCCGTTTCGTGGTGGTCGCCGTCCAAAAGCGGCAATTTGGATTCCAACAAAATACAAATAA